From the genome of Cytobacillus firmus, one region includes:
- a CDS encoding BMC domain-containing protein, whose product MGEALGLIETKGLVGAVEAADAMVKAANVEICGYEKVGFGLVTVMVRGDVGAVKAATDAGAEAASRVGELISVHVIPRPHSEVERALLSKNIGE is encoded by the coding sequence ATGGGTGAAGCATTGGGATTAATCGAGACGAAAGGCCTTGTTGGCGCAGTAGAGGCAGCGGATGCAATGGTTAAAGCAGCAAATGTGGAGATCTGCGGATATGAAAAAGTGGGATTTGGTCTTGTAACAGTTATGGTCAGAGGAGATGTTGGAGCGGTTAAAGCAGCGACCGATGCAGGAGCCGAAGCTGCCAGCCGAGTAGGAGAACTCATCTCGGTCCATGTCATTCCGAGACCGCACAGCGAAGTTGAAAGAGCTCTATTATCAAAAAATATCGGTGAATAA
- a CDS encoding UbiX family flavin prenyltransferase: protein MYNSSQVPRKKRILVGITGASGSLYAYTLIRALHQLEIETHLIATEMGEKVMQFECGIKMDELKEYAAIHSNRNLFAAVASGSFKTDGMVIVPCSMNTLGAIANGVGDTLLSRAASVVLKENRKFIIVPREAPFNLIHLRNMTLLAESGACIMPASPGFYHKPTEIWELANFMVARILDMLDIDHELLERWGEKA, encoded by the coding sequence TTGTATAACTCATCTCAAGTTCCAAGGAAAAAACGAATTTTAGTGGGCATAACCGGAGCAAGCGGATCATTGTATGCATATACACTGATCCGAGCTCTTCATCAATTAGAGATCGAAACGCATTTAATTGCTACGGAGATGGGAGAAAAAGTAATGCAATTTGAATGCGGGATCAAGATGGACGAGCTGAAGGAATATGCCGCTATCCACAGCAACCGGAATCTTTTCGCTGCGGTTGCCAGCGGATCCTTTAAAACAGACGGAATGGTGATTGTGCCATGTTCGATGAATACATTGGGTGCGATTGCAAATGGAGTCGGCGATACGCTTCTAAGCAGGGCTGCCAGTGTGGTTTTAAAGGAGAATAGAAAGTTTATTATTGTTCCGAGAGAAGCCCCTTTTAATTTGATTCACCTGCGCAATATGACTCTCCTAGCTGAGAGCGGGGCTTGCATAATGCCAGCATCTCCAGGCTTTTATCATAAGCCGACGGAAATCTGGGAGCTGGCCAACTTTATGGTGGCGAGGATATTGGACATGCTGGATATTGACCATGAGCTCTTGGAGAGATGGGGGGAAAAGGCATGA
- the allB gene encoding allantoinase AllB translates to MDLILKNANIPQGDRQVLTNILVNEGKIVGYTNDISFLNAAKVIDIQGKLVVPGCIDPHTHFMDPGFTHRETFATGSRSAAAGGLTTIIDMPCCSKPSVRDGDSFNKKIGPIRDQAYIDYCFWGGMTGEDAREGWIDNIYPQIDQGVVAFKVYMTPSVPTFPKVSDAEMLEIFKNVAKTGLPIGVHAENYDICTFNSKKLEKEGRLDGPAWAEARSSLAEKVAIELILSFAEATDARVHVVHMSTKEGVELVKAAKKRGVKVTAETCPHYLVLNAQDSMSERGSYAKIAPPLRGKEDNESHWQALADGTIDFVGTDHAPYEIATEKDYPGATIWNTFPGIPGVETMVPILVSEGLNKGRISLSRFVEVTSRNAAIHYGIYPKKGSMEIGSDADFTVIDLEKEYVIDEQKTESMAKYNPLHGMKLKGKPVQTIIRGSVVFEEDKGIVGEAGYGEYVPRQSIQRLERTLKYEKYEAVNVKTKDPVAQQ, encoded by the coding sequence ATGGATTTAATTCTGAAAAATGCAAATATTCCGCAGGGAGATCGTCAGGTTTTAACGAATATTCTAGTAAACGAGGGAAAGATTGTTGGCTATACGAATGACATTTCTTTTCTGAATGCAGCCAAGGTTATTGATATTCAAGGAAAATTAGTTGTTCCAGGCTGTATTGATCCACATACCCACTTTATGGATCCCGGGTTTACTCACAGAGAAACATTTGCAACCGGCAGCCGTTCTGCAGCAGCTGGAGGCTTGACAACCATTATCGATATGCCATGCTGCAGCAAGCCATCTGTTCGGGATGGGGATAGCTTCAATAAAAAAATCGGTCCAATCAGAGATCAGGCTTATATTGATTACTGCTTCTGGGGCGGCATGACTGGTGAAGATGCACGTGAAGGCTGGATTGATAATATTTACCCTCAGATAGACCAGGGAGTTGTTGCATTTAAAGTTTACATGACTCCTTCTGTGCCTACCTTCCCTAAAGTATCTGACGCAGAAATGCTGGAGATTTTTAAAAACGTTGCAAAAACCGGTCTTCCTATTGGTGTTCATGCTGAAAACTATGATATCTGCACATTCAATTCGAAAAAACTTGAAAAAGAAGGCCGCCTTGACGGACCGGCATGGGCTGAAGCTCGTTCAAGCCTCGCTGAGAAAGTGGCCATTGAACTGATTCTCAGCTTCGCGGAAGCTACAGACGCACGTGTACATGTCGTACATATGAGCACAAAGGAAGGCGTCGAGCTGGTAAAAGCTGCAAAGAAGCGTGGTGTCAAGGTTACAGCTGAAACCTGCCCTCACTACCTTGTTTTAAATGCTCAGGATTCCATGTCAGAGCGGGGCTCCTATGCCAAAATTGCTCCTCCGCTGCGAGGAAAAGAGGATAACGAATCCCACTGGCAGGCACTGGCTGATGGAACAATCGACTTCGTCGGAACCGACCATGCCCCATATGAAATTGCCACCGAAAAGGATTATCCAGGTGCAACGATTTGGAACACCTTCCCTGGCATTCCGGGTGTAGAAACGATGGTGCCGATCCTTGTCAGTGAAGGCTTAAATAAAGGACGCATATCCTTATCGAGATTTGTAGAAGTAACGAGCCGTAATGCCGCCATTCATTATGGAATTTACCCTAAGAAAGGCTCAATGGAAATTGGCAGCGATGCTGATTTCACGGTTATCGACCTTGAAAAAGAGTATGTAATTGATGAACAGAAAACAGAATCAATGGCTAAATACAACCCGCTGCATGGCATGAAACTAAAAGGGAAGCCAGTACAAACCATTATCCGCGGAAGCGTGGTCTTCGAAGAAGATAAGGGGATAGTTGGAGAAGCGGGATATGGAGAATATGTTCCTCGTCAAAGCATCCAGAGACTTGAAAGAACATTGAAGTATGAAAAATACGAGGCGGTAAATGTGAAAACAAAAGATCCTGTAGCACAGCAATAA
- a CDS encoding FAD binding domain-containing protein, with the protein MLVSEIDMITPSSLSECLMQLSEEGRIHRLIAGGTDAAVRMKEGKWRPEIWINIKNLNELRYINESEDCIQIGPLTTHTDIIHSPLLQRKADVLVDAAREVGATQMQNMGTIGGNIGTASPAGDTLPALYVLGARLELTSMSNKRILPIEEFILGPGRTVLKENEMITKILIKPQKPNEIGIFQKLGPRKAQSISIVNVAISLTMDQDLKCREGKIAFGSVAPTIIRARKCESMLPLGTLNDELIRNIAKIAWKEVMPITDGRATATYRRDMASALLERGLYRLIRRWNNQ; encoded by the coding sequence ATGCTTGTTTCAGAGATTGACATGATTACCCCTTCCTCTCTATCCGAATGTCTGATGCAGCTATCCGAGGAAGGCAGGATTCATAGATTGATAGCAGGCGGTACAGATGCTGCAGTCCGGATGAAGGAAGGCAAATGGCGGCCGGAGATTTGGATCAATATAAAAAACTTAAATGAGCTGCGGTATATCAATGAAAGTGAAGATTGTATTCAAATAGGCCCATTGACCACACATACGGATATTATTCATTCTCCGCTTCTGCAAAGAAAAGCGGATGTTCTCGTGGATGCAGCGAGGGAAGTCGGCGCCACTCAGATGCAGAATATGGGAACCATCGGCGGCAATATTGGCACTGCCTCTCCTGCAGGCGATACCCTTCCGGCTTTGTATGTTCTTGGAGCAAGGCTTGAACTCACTTCTATGTCGAATAAACGAATCCTTCCAATCGAAGAGTTTATCCTTGGTCCCGGCAGGACAGTTTTAAAAGAAAATGAAATGATCACAAAAATCCTCATAAAACCGCAAAAACCAAATGAAATAGGCATTTTCCAGAAGCTCGGACCCCGCAAAGCACAATCTATTTCCATTGTGAATGTTGCTATTTCACTCACAATGGACCAGGATCTGAAATGCAGGGAAGGAAAAATCGCTTTCGGATCTGTGGCACCAACTATTATCCGGGCACGCAAGTGTGAATCTATGCTTCCCCTGGGAACGCTTAACGATGAATTAATCCGGAATATCGCCAAAATTGCCTGGAAAGAGGTCATGCCTATCACAGATGGAAGAGCAACCGCTACATATAGAAGGGATATGGCGAGCGCTTTATTAGAAAGAGGATTGTACCGTTTAATCAGGAGGTGGAATAACCAGTGA
- a CDS encoding (2Fe-2S)-binding protein, protein MKSIQFIVNGKECTVLCPPAKTLLDVLREDLGLTASKECCGKGECGSCSVLIDNEVVCSCLVLAGQAENQVITTCEGVGLSPNLDVIQESFIAEGATQCGYCTPGIIVSAKAFLDGIDHVPSVEDIKTALGGNLCRCTGYTKIIKAVQTAASQKISEPETMR, encoded by the coding sequence TTGAAAAGTATTCAATTTATTGTTAATGGAAAGGAATGTACGGTCCTTTGCCCGCCTGCGAAAACGCTCCTTGATGTTTTGAGGGAGGATCTGGGTCTGACTGCCAGCAAGGAATGCTGCGGAAAGGGAGAATGCGGATCATGCTCTGTTTTAATCGATAATGAGGTTGTATGTTCCTGTCTTGTCCTCGCTGGCCAGGCTGAAAACCAGGTGATCACCACTTGTGAAGGAGTCGGATTATCACCAAATCTGGATGTGATTCAGGAATCATTTATAGCTGAAGGAGCAACACAATGCGGCTATTGTACTCCGGGAATCATCGTATCAGCAAAAGCTTTCTTGGATGGAATTGACCATGTTCCATCCGTCGAGGATATTAAAACTGCATTAGGAGGCAACCTATGCCGCTGTACAGGCTATACCAAAATCATTAAGGCCGTTCAGACAGCTGCCAGCCAAAAGATATCTGAGCCGGAAACAATGAGGTAG
- a CDS encoding EutN/CcmL family microcompartment protein — translation MQMGIVVGRVTATRKDDNLVGTKLLITQPIGLDGSMLPNPIITVDTVGAGIGEKVIYVTGSMASRAVQNKDAPIDAAIIGIIDSVEGMETGG, via the coding sequence ATGCAAATGGGAATAGTGGTTGGCCGTGTAACTGCCACAAGAAAAGATGATAATCTGGTGGGCACAAAACTATTAATTACCCAGCCTATAGGATTGGACGGCTCAATGTTACCGAACCCCATTATAACCGTTGATACTGTTGGTGCAGGCATTGGCGAGAAAGTCATCTATGTGACTGGAAGCATGGCATCAAGAGCGGTTCAGAATAAAGATGCACCTATCGATGCTGCCATTATCGGAATTATTGACAGTGTAGAAGGAATGGAAACAGGGGGTTAA
- a CDS encoding nucleobase:cation symporter-2 family protein, which produces MEKLNPWKVGTLGFQHVLAMYAGAVIVPLIVGPAIGLNAQQLAYLISIDLFTCGIATLLQVIGGKHFGIRLPVILGCTFTAVGPMIAIGNLQGITAIYGAIIASGIIVMILSQFMSKIMRFFPPVVTGSVVAIIGVSLIPVAMNNAAGGLGSPGYGSSKNLFLAAFTLVLIILMNRFFKGYMKAISVLLSLVAGTIAAYFMGLVSFAEVSQASWFHVVQPFYFGFPTFNASAILTMTLVAIVSMIESTGVFLALGDVCERKLDSKDIKKGLRAEGLAVVIGGIFNAFPYTSFSQNVGLVALTKVKTRNVVIAAGVILMTLGLLPKVAALTTIIPMAVLGGAMIPMFGMVISSGIRMLSAVDFSKNENLLIVACSIGIGLGSAVVPQIFESLPTSARLLVENGIVLGSITAILLNLVFNYKDLNISESERIEQLKGDHSAEMI; this is translated from the coding sequence TTGGAAAAGCTAAATCCTTGGAAGGTAGGGACTTTGGGATTTCAGCATGTGCTAGCCATGTATGCAGGTGCTGTCATTGTACCGCTGATTGTGGGACCGGCAATTGGGCTTAATGCCCAGCAGCTTGCTTACTTAATATCGATTGATTTGTTTACCTGCGGGATTGCTACATTGCTTCAAGTTATAGGGGGGAAGCATTTTGGCATTAGGCTGCCTGTCATTCTGGGATGTACTTTTACAGCAGTCGGCCCGATGATTGCCATCGGGAATTTGCAGGGCATTACTGCCATTTACGGGGCTATTATTGCTTCAGGTATTATCGTCATGATTCTATCACAATTTATGAGTAAAATTATGAGGTTTTTCCCGCCGGTCGTTACCGGTTCAGTCGTCGCTATTATCGGGGTATCACTGATTCCTGTTGCCATGAATAATGCTGCAGGCGGGCTGGGATCACCTGGTTATGGAAGCTCGAAAAATCTATTCCTGGCTGCATTTACACTGGTCCTGATTATTTTAATGAACAGGTTTTTTAAAGGCTATATGAAAGCGATCTCTGTCCTGCTGTCATTGGTGGCAGGGACAATAGCAGCTTACTTTATGGGGCTTGTCAGTTTTGCCGAAGTCAGCCAGGCTTCCTGGTTTCATGTCGTTCAGCCGTTTTATTTCGGATTCCCGACATTCAATGCCTCAGCCATCCTTACGATGACTTTAGTAGCAATTGTGAGCATGATTGAATCTACTGGAGTATTTCTTGCTCTCGGAGATGTCTGTGAAAGAAAACTGGACTCTAAAGACATTAAGAAAGGGCTGCGTGCAGAAGGACTGGCTGTTGTTATAGGGGGCATTTTTAACGCGTTTCCTTATACCTCCTTTTCCCAGAATGTGGGGCTGGTAGCTTTGACTAAAGTAAAAACACGGAATGTTGTTATCGCAGCTGGTGTCATATTGATGACTTTAGGTCTTTTGCCTAAAGTGGCTGCTCTGACTACGATTATTCCTATGGCTGTCCTTGGAGGAGCCATGATTCCGATGTTTGGGATGGTTATCTCATCAGGAATCAGAATGCTTTCTGCAGTGGATTTCAGCAAAAATGAAAACTTGCTGATTGTTGCCTGTTCAATAGGAATTGGACTTGGTTCGGCAGTTGTTCCGCAGATTTTTGAGAGTCTGCCGACAAGTGCACGCCTGCTGGTTGAAAATGGAATCGTACTGGGAAGCATCACAGCAATTTTATTAAATTTGGTATTTAATTATAAAGATTTAAATATAAGTGAAAGTGAAAGAATCGAACAGCTGAAAGGAGATCACTCAGCTGAAATGATTTAA
- a CDS encoding Na-translocating system protein MpsC family protein, whose translation MTVSTSKLSQTIKKDLAYLYNRVNQEIYGTGVKKQRIETFDDRVIIFAQHKRVQALHMLSQNFHHLTISVDSALIVEFKSLFKGMIEDALHLKVKTILKDYDPVTEEACTIIYFEE comes from the coding sequence ATGACTGTTTCTACCTCAAAATTATCTCAGACCATAAAAAAAGATCTCGCTTATCTCTATAATCGTGTGAACCAGGAGATCTATGGAACAGGCGTAAAAAAACAGCGTATTGAAACTTTTGATGATAGAGTCATCATCTTTGCCCAGCATAAGCGTGTTCAGGCACTGCATATGCTGAGCCAGAACTTCCATCACCTGACCATTTCGGTTGATTCAGCATTGATTGTTGAATTCAAATCGCTTTTTAAAGGGATGATTGAAGATGCTCTTCATTTGAAAGTCAAGACGATTTTAAAAGATTATGATCCTGTTACTGAAGAAGCATGCACCATTATTTATTTTGAAGAATAG
- a CDS encoding BMC domain-containing protein: MKAIGLIETRGLTAAIEALDAMAKAANVSLVDLKRVGSGLVTVIIEGDVAAVTAAVEVGKTAHTTAGGELVSANVIPRPHSELRKIL; the protein is encoded by the coding sequence ATGAAGGCAATTGGCTTGATAGAAACTAGGGGCTTGACAGCAGCTATTGAAGCGCTGGACGCAATGGCAAAAGCAGCAAATGTCAGCTTAGTAGATTTAAAGAGAGTCGGATCCGGACTTGTCACCGTCATTATTGAAGGGGATGTGGCAGCAGTCACAGCTGCTGTTGAGGTTGGGAAGACTGCTCACACCACGGCTGGAGGAGAACTGGTTTCGGCAAATGTAATACCCCGCCCTCATTCAGAACTTCGTAAAATTTTATAA
- a CDS encoding BMC domain-containing protein has translation MQALGLIETVGYSTAVSAADAAVKAADVEIVGIEKVIGVDGYLGVTIHFNGDVAAVKSAVDAGVSSAERIGKVISAHVIPRAHSEVAGKLLPNFKLKDMHPEAGAEKEVKSVDKPHEKKQVKKQIEPDENDNDKPSV, from the coding sequence TTGCAAGCATTGGGTTTGATTGAAACCGTTGGTTATTCAACAGCAGTTTCTGCAGCAGATGCAGCCGTAAAAGCAGCAGATGTAGAAATTGTAGGAATTGAAAAAGTAATAGGAGTGGATGGCTACCTTGGCGTCACAATCCATTTTAACGGTGATGTTGCGGCTGTAAAGTCTGCAGTCGATGCCGGTGTGAGTTCAGCAGAGAGAATAGGAAAAGTAATTTCTGCTCATGTAATCCCGCGTGCACACAGTGAAGTGGCAGGGAAGCTGCTTCCGAATTTCAAACTGAAAGACATGCATCCGGAAGCAGGTGCTGAAAAAGAGGTTAAATCCGTAGATAAGCCACATGAAAAAAAGCAAGTTAAAAAACAAATTGAACCTGATGAAAATGATAATGATAAACCATCAGTTTAA
- a CDS encoding cysteine hydrolase family protein, with protein sequence MELRGKKHCVVIIDMLNDFIGEKAALRCENGEKIVPKIQELIEFAHNHNIQVVHVQEAHRKNDRDFRVRPVHAVKGTWGSEFIPELQPDESKGDYVIQKRRHSAFSYTDFDLFLREEEIDTVVLTGVWTNVCVRSTASDALYHGYNVICVSDATASQDDDMHVSGLRDIDIFGDILSTEEYKELAKKKFSQDESVV encoded by the coding sequence TTGGAACTTAGGGGAAAAAAGCACTGTGTAGTCATTATTGATATGTTAAACGACTTTATCGGTGAAAAAGCAGCATTAAGGTGTGAAAATGGCGAAAAAATTGTTCCTAAAATTCAAGAACTTATTGAATTCGCACATAATCACAATATTCAGGTTGTGCATGTTCAGGAAGCTCACAGAAAGAATGACCGTGATTTCCGTGTAAGACCTGTCCATGCAGTAAAAGGGACCTGGGGTTCGGAGTTCATTCCAGAGCTTCAGCCCGATGAGAGCAAAGGAGATTATGTGATCCAAAAGAGGCGGCATAGTGCATTCAGTTATACTGATTTTGATCTCTTCCTGAGAGAAGAAGAAATTGATACGGTCGTCCTTACTGGAGTCTGGACCAATGTATGTGTACGCAGTACCGCCTCTGATGCCTTGTATCATGGCTATAATGTGATTTGCGTATCAGATGCCACCGCTTCGCAGGATGATGATATGCACGTATCAGGTCTAAGGGACATTGACATTTTCGGAGATATATTATCAACAGAAGAATACAAAGAACTGGCTAAAAAGAAATTCTCCCAAGACGAATCCGTTGTATAA
- a CDS encoding UbiD family decarboxylase, whose translation MNPVTMRALLDRWDSMGLLYRVKKEVDPLYELGAVINTKNGRQPFLFQKIKGYQSSMAAGLGGDRELLADSMGITPSELIPKIIESIVNPIPTTLRQTGPVQENLVTGEFDLADLFPIPTYHAEDSGAYYVAGILVVKDLSGKKRYTSIRRMQYLGGNRTNILITSPELMEQYAHYESIGEPMEVAVMFGVVPAVVLSSQISTHLYHTDKLDVAGALLGQSLDVVQCKTVDLEVLADAEIVLEGKMLPFERELEGPFGELAGYYGTRTPQPIVEFSAVTYRNNAISQTIFPSSYEERLPMALVREATLLSTVRQVVPNIKAVHIPMGGVARYHAVIQIEKKHDGDGKQAALAAFASDKDLKHVVVVNDDVDIFDSDDVEWAIATRVQAGDDIFIVQGAKGSPLESSHHLKGVSDKMGIDATYPLGKEELFKRTSIPIEVNLEDYL comes from the coding sequence ATGAACCCTGTAACAATGAGGGCTTTGCTGGACAGATGGGATAGCATGGGACTTCTTTATCGGGTGAAAAAAGAGGTGGACCCTCTCTATGAACTGGGAGCAGTGATAAACACGAAAAATGGCAGACAGCCTTTCTTATTTCAGAAAATCAAAGGCTATCAATCTTCCATGGCTGCCGGTTTGGGAGGAGACAGAGAGCTTTTGGCTGACAGCATGGGAATCACCCCATCTGAACTTATTCCTAAAATCATTGAATCAATTGTGAATCCTATTCCGACAACTTTAAGGCAAACTGGTCCTGTCCAGGAGAATCTTGTAACCGGGGAATTCGACCTGGCAGATTTGTTTCCTATACCAACCTATCATGCAGAAGACTCAGGTGCATATTATGTGGCAGGAATTCTGGTAGTTAAAGACTTATCCGGCAAAAAGAGGTATACCTCGATTCGCAGGATGCAATACCTTGGCGGTAATCGAACGAACATTCTTATAACCTCACCGGAACTGATGGAGCAATATGCCCATTATGAAAGCATCGGCGAACCGATGGAGGTGGCTGTTATGTTTGGTGTTGTTCCAGCGGTTGTCCTAAGTTCTCAGATCAGTACGCATTTGTACCATACCGACAAATTGGATGTAGCAGGTGCACTGCTTGGCCAGTCTCTGGATGTGGTTCAGTGCAAAACGGTCGATTTGGAAGTGCTGGCTGATGCGGAAATTGTTCTGGAAGGCAAGATGCTTCCATTTGAAAGAGAACTGGAAGGTCCGTTTGGCGAACTGGCCGGTTATTATGGCACCAGAACGCCACAGCCGATAGTAGAATTTTCAGCCGTTACTTACCGGAATAACGCTATCTCACAGACTATTTTTCCATCAAGTTATGAAGAAAGGCTGCCAATGGCGCTTGTTAGGGAAGCTACACTTTTAAGCACCGTCAGGCAGGTTGTTCCAAATATCAAAGCTGTACATATCCCGATGGGCGGTGTCGCCCGCTATCATGCAGTCATACAAATTGAAAAGAAGCATGATGGTGACGGCAAACAGGCGGCACTTGCAGCTTTTGCAAGCGATAAGGATTTAAAGCATGTGGTTGTTGTGAATGATGACGTCGATATCTTTGATTCGGATGATGTTGAGTGGGCTATTGCGACAAGAGTGCAGGCGGGGGATGATATTTTTATCGTACAGGGTGCGAAGGGATCACCGCTCGAGTCTTCCCATCATTTAAAAGGAGTCAGTGATAAGATGGGCATCGATGCCACCTATCCGCTTGGAAAAGAAGAGTTATTTAAAAGAACTTCAATCCCCATTGAAGTGAATCTTGAAGACTATCTTTAA
- a CDS encoding nucleotidyltransferase family protein: MTHTAILLAAGHSSRMGTLKGLLPWNGTTLFEHQLNTLKKSVFTDIVVVLGYEAEKFLSIAKKYSAKLIINEHFQDGKCSSIIAGVKAADTLSETILITSVDQPLHSVIINKLAGNLRRSRCLIAVPSHQGKRGHPILFSSGLRNELLSLKEEKMGLRHVIQQHEKFLLEVPVEDEQIHLNLNHQEDYINALNKYTRR; this comes from the coding sequence ATGACACATACAGCCATTTTGCTTGCAGCGGGCCATTCCAGCAGAATGGGTACTCTAAAAGGACTGCTGCCATGGAATGGAACGACATTATTCGAGCATCAGCTCAATACTCTCAAAAAATCGGTGTTCACAGATATTGTAGTTGTATTGGGATATGAAGCTGAAAAATTCCTTTCAATCGCAAAAAAGTATTCTGCTAAATTGATAATAAATGAACATTTTCAAGATGGTAAATGCTCGTCCATCATTGCAGGGGTGAAAGCTGCAGACACGTTATCAGAAACGATTCTGATTACATCCGTGGACCAGCCGCTTCATTCTGTCATCATTAATAAGCTCGCCGGGAATCTTAGAAGAAGTCGCTGCCTGATTGCAGTCCCCAGCCACCAGGGCAAAAGAGGTCACCCAATCCTCTTTTCCTCTGGATTGAGGAACGAGCTTTTATCGTTAAAGGAAGAGAAAATGGGCTTGAGACATGTAATTCAGCAGCATGAAAAATTCCTCCTTGAGGTGCCAGTGGAAGATGAGCAGATTCATCTCAACCTGAATCATCAGGAAGATTATATAAATGCGCTTAATAAATATACCAGGAGGTAA